One genomic window of Aquisalimonas sp. 2447 includes the following:
- a CDS encoding helix-hairpin-helix domain-containing protein — protein MGFLNLGKKDAYGKQRRIEHRGRYLRASRTGGIALRAQTKAAGVNVTANTSRGFRLSTTPLNNTQVAFQNGRFILRGRYRSGPFRLNLSKTGATVSTRNRLGSFNWIRPNRSSAKLAGVQVRGKTAAQVQVVYMLFAAAVAAIQLVVAILIGAVRLLLAVGGMAYRLIVAAPYAWHVFQRRRRNRRLEQTLPDTDLTFRPPIQRWSVEAHRAGWLLAYLGWGRGRTAPEIAAALREQLSAENACFPALAPALQELDPTASSLEAARGDGGREHPLSPHTVVAVLARHLSALPADELAEVLLQADDLALEDGPRTVLQEELLEVFADFAGVRLQEVEAEPETSPAPAAPAPETQTVSDSIDLNTATLEELQTLPHLGPERAQAVVALRPVENLSALQAVDGIGPKRLEDLRAAGAYCS, from the coding sequence ATGGGTTTTCTCAACCTCGGCAAGAAGGACGCCTACGGGAAACAGCGCCGGATCGAGCATCGTGGGCGCTACCTGCGAGCCAGTCGCACCGGTGGGATTGCCCTGCGGGCCCAAACCAAGGCCGCCGGCGTGAACGTCACTGCCAACACCTCACGCGGGTTTCGTCTCTCGACCACACCCCTCAACAACACCCAGGTGGCATTCCAGAACGGCCGCTTCATCCTGCGCGGGCGCTACCGCTCGGGGCCGTTTCGCCTGAACCTGTCGAAGACCGGGGCGACGGTCTCAACGCGCAACAGGCTTGGCTCGTTCAACTGGATCCGGCCCAACCGCTCATCGGCCAAGCTCGCCGGCGTCCAGGTGCGCGGCAAGACGGCAGCACAGGTCCAGGTCGTCTACATGCTCTTCGCCGCCGCCGTGGCTGCAATCCAGTTGGTCGTCGCCATCCTCATCGGCGCCGTCCGGCTGCTCCTCGCCGTGGGCGGGATGGCTTACCGGCTGATCGTGGCGGCGCCCTATGCCTGGCACGTCTTCCAGCGCCGTCGTCGCAACCGGCGTCTTGAGCAGACGCTGCCGGATACCGATCTCACCTTCCGGCCGCCGATCCAACGGTGGAGTGTCGAGGCGCACCGGGCGGGGTGGCTCCTGGCCTACTTGGGCTGGGGGCGCGGGCGAACAGCCCCGGAGATCGCGGCCGCATTGCGCGAGCAGTTGTCTGCGGAGAATGCCTGCTTCCCTGCGCTTGCGCCCGCACTCCAGGAACTGGACCCGACAGCCTCAAGCCTGGAGGCGGCCCGCGGCGACGGCGGAAGAGAACACCCACTCAGCCCACACACGGTTGTTGCCGTACTCGCCCGACACCTGAGTGCCCTACCCGCGGACGAACTCGCCGAGGTGCTCCTGCAGGCCGATGACTTGGCCTTGGAGGACGGGCCACGCACGGTGCTGCAGGAGGAATTGCTGGAGGTCTTCGCCGACTTTGCCGGAGTGCGACTGCAGGAAGTCGAAGCCGAGCCGGAGACCTCGCCGGCACCGGCCGCCCCGGCGCCGGAAACGCAAACTGTCTCCGATAGCATTGATCTCAACACGGCCACACTGGAGGAACTCCAGACGCTGCCGCATCTCGGACCGGAGCGGGCCCAGGCGGTCGTTGCTCTTCGCCCCGTGGAAAATCTCTCTGCACTCCAGGCAGTGGACGGCATCGGCCCGAAGCGTCTGGAGGATCTGCGCGCTGCCGGGGCGTACTGTTCCTGA
- a CDS encoding TM0106 family RecB-like putative nuclease, giving the protein MQISNGSITLSASDLVGHVNCDHLTTLDLSVASGSLSPPHRWDPLLEILRERGRRHETAFVEHLREHGLSVAEIEGVDVTRDAVADTLEQMRQGRDVITQAALHGDRWAGRADVLQRVEKPSVLGGWSYEIYDTKLARETKAGTVLQLCLYADLLAQMQGVAPEYVYVVPPWSDFQPEAFRVSEYSAYYRRVKQTTEKFATRPETPDTYPAPKEHCDVCRWQEHCEQQRRDDDHLCLVAGITQTQIKELSAKGIATRTDLAQMPTPMPWKPKRGSTTSYEKAREQARIQIESEQAGRILYELLAIEPETGLCLLPEPSDGDVFFDIEGDPFAGEHGLEYLFGYQYREHDGSWVYVAEWATDRESEKTIFERFIDFLTARRQEHPDLHVYHFAPYEPGALKRLMGRYATRERELDDLLRARSFVDLYSAVRNGVRVGVESYSIKKLESLYGYSRETDLADANNALASVQAALELGDGRSISDADRATVQAYNADDCASTAALRDWLEQRRVELLGQGIDLPRPKLGNEASEQLTEQEERVQALIERLTNDVPAEPEARTETQHARWILAHVLGWHHREKKASLWEYFRLRSLSADELVDERAALAQLRFIDTVGQSNTGIPIHRYEFPVQETDLRGNEPLYEVRGEHVGQAVAVSTARQTIDIQKKRATADIDPEAIYTYEDFPTQQQADALFRLGEYVAEHGIEGDGAYQAARALLLREPPPIQEQPIRQANEAALDAGLRATDLLDGGVYPIQGPPGTGKSFTGARMICRLAEQGKTIGITANSHKVIRNLLEKVIEAAAESAVDLSYALKVNQRQTEHEQISFFTNNEPFFREVVSGRCQVAGATSFVWSRPEGFETLDVLVIDEAAQMSLANVLAVAQSAQTLILLGDPQQLDQPIQGSHPDGTDASALEHILAEHQTIPEDQGVFLEKSWRMHPEICGFSSELFYNNKLIAHEDCAQQAIHASGNVQGSGLRYLPVPHEGNQNSSIEEAEAIKRLIADLLDGQPRWTDRNGHEKPLTLDDILIITPYNAQVFEIRDRISGANVGTVDKFQGQEAPVAIYSMATSSYSDAPRGTEFLYSANRFNVAISRAKCLAILVASPHAFEADCKTPRQIMLANAFCRYLEVADSLK; this is encoded by the coding sequence ATGCAAATTTCCAACGGTTCGATCACCCTTAGCGCATCCGATCTGGTGGGCCACGTTAACTGCGACCACCTGACCACTCTGGACCTCAGCGTTGCCTCAGGCAGCCTATCGCCACCCCACCGGTGGGATCCCCTCCTGGAGATCCTTCGTGAGCGTGGGCGCCGGCACGAGACGGCTTTCGTTGAGCACTTACGCGAGCACGGACTCTCTGTCGCAGAGATCGAAGGCGTCGATGTTACGCGCGACGCCGTGGCGGACACGCTCGAGCAGATGCGGCAGGGGCGGGATGTCATTACCCAAGCTGCGCTACATGGCGACCGTTGGGCAGGCCGCGCCGATGTGCTGCAACGCGTGGAGAAACCAAGCGTCCTCGGTGGGTGGTCTTACGAAATCTACGACACCAAGCTCGCGCGCGAGACCAAGGCAGGCACCGTGCTCCAACTTTGCCTTTATGCCGACCTGCTGGCGCAGATGCAGGGCGTTGCCCCCGAGTACGTGTATGTCGTACCGCCCTGGAGCGATTTCCAGCCCGAGGCATTCCGAGTCTCGGAGTACTCTGCCTACTACAGACGCGTGAAGCAGACCACAGAAAAGTTTGCGACCAGGCCAGAGACACCCGACACCTACCCGGCTCCGAAAGAACACTGCGACGTTTGTCGCTGGCAGGAGCACTGCGAGCAGCAACGCCGGGACGATGATCACTTATGCCTTGTCGCCGGCATCACCCAAACGCAGATAAAGGAACTGTCAGCGAAAGGGATCGCAACACGCACCGATCTCGCCCAAATGCCAACCCCGATGCCATGGAAGCCAAAACGTGGCTCGACCACCTCTTATGAGAAGGCACGCGAGCAGGCACGGATCCAAATTGAGTCGGAACAAGCGGGGCGAATTCTATACGAGTTGCTCGCGATAGAACCGGAAACCGGGCTTTGCCTACTTCCCGAGCCCTCCGATGGCGACGTGTTTTTCGATATCGAGGGAGACCCCTTCGCCGGTGAGCATGGGCTCGAGTACCTCTTCGGGTACCAGTACCGCGAGCATGACGGCTCCTGGGTATACGTTGCTGAGTGGGCGACCGATCGCGAGAGTGAGAAAACCATCTTCGAGCGGTTCATTGATTTTTTGACAGCGCGTCGCCAGGAACATCCAGACCTTCACGTCTACCACTTCGCGCCCTACGAGCCTGGCGCGCTGAAGCGGTTGATGGGGCGCTATGCAACCCGCGAACGCGAACTCGACGACCTCCTGCGTGCCCGATCATTCGTCGATCTGTACAGCGCGGTGCGAAACGGGGTGCGCGTGGGCGTTGAGAGCTATTCCATCAAGAAGCTGGAGTCGCTCTACGGGTACTCCCGCGAAACAGATCTTGCTGACGCGAACAACGCCCTCGCCAGCGTACAGGCGGCTCTGGAACTTGGCGATGGGCGGTCCATCAGCGACGCGGACCGAGCAACGGTCCAGGCCTATAACGCGGACGACTGCGCGTCGACCGCGGCACTGCGCGACTGGCTTGAGCAACGACGCGTCGAGTTGCTTGGACAGGGCATTGACCTGCCCCGCCCGAAACTAGGGAATGAAGCGAGTGAACAACTGACAGAACAGGAAGAACGAGTCCAGGCGCTCATCGAGCGGCTTACAAATGATGTGCCGGCCGAACCGGAGGCCAGGACCGAGACGCAACATGCACGCTGGATCCTCGCGCACGTACTCGGATGGCACCATCGCGAGAAAAAAGCTTCCTTATGGGAGTATTTCCGTCTTCGTAGTCTGAGTGCGGACGAACTCGTCGATGAACGGGCCGCGCTCGCGCAGCTCAGGTTCATTGACACTGTCGGCCAGAGCAACACCGGGATCCCGATCCATCGGTATGAGTTTCCAGTTCAGGAAACGGATCTGCGCGGCAATGAACCGCTTTACGAAGTTCGTGGTGAGCACGTCGGTCAAGCAGTTGCCGTATCCACTGCAAGGCAGACTATCGATATCCAGAAAAAGCGGGCTACCGCCGACATCGACCCTGAGGCCATCTACACCTACGAGGACTTCCCAACTCAACAACAAGCCGACGCCCTTTTCCGCCTCGGTGAGTACGTCGCAGAACATGGTATCGAAGGCGACGGTGCGTACCAGGCGGCGCGGGCACTATTACTACGAGAGCCCCCGCCGATTCAGGAACAACCAATCCGTCAAGCCAACGAGGCAGCATTGGACGCCGGTTTACGCGCCACTGACTTGTTGGATGGCGGCGTGTATCCAATCCAAGGACCACCCGGTACTGGCAAGTCGTTCACCGGCGCACGCATGATTTGTCGGCTTGCTGAACAGGGAAAGACGATCGGCATTACCGCCAATAGTCACAAGGTGATCAGGAACTTACTAGAGAAAGTAATAGAGGCTGCAGCCGAGAGTGCAGTTGACCTCTCTTATGCTCTAAAGGTGAACCAACGACAAACCGAGCACGAGCAAATTAGCTTCTTCACGAATAACGAGCCGTTTTTCCGAGAGGTCGTCAGTGGACGGTGCCAAGTCGCTGGCGCCACTAGCTTCGTGTGGTCTCGCCCGGAAGGTTTTGAAACTCTTGACGTGCTCGTCATTGATGAAGCCGCGCAAATGTCATTGGCGAATGTGCTAGCGGTCGCGCAAAGCGCGCAAACGCTGATCCTGCTTGGCGACCCGCAACAGCTTGATCAGCCGATACAGGGCTCACACCCAGACGGGACGGATGCTTCGGCGCTGGAGCACATTCTTGCCGAACATCAAACGATACCCGAAGACCAAGGGGTCTTCCTGGAGAAGAGTTGGCGGATGCACCCAGAGATCTGCGGATTCAGCTCCGAACTCTTCTACAATAATAAGCTGATAGCCCACGAGGACTGTGCACAGCAAGCTATTCACGCGAGCGGCAACGTCCAGGGAAGCGGACTCCGCTACTTGCCCGTGCCCCATGAGGGGAATCAGAACTCCTCCATCGAAGAAGCGGAGGCAATAAAACGGCTAATTGCTGACCTCCTCGATGGTCAGCCGCGCTGGACGGACAGGAACGGCCACGAAAAACCACTAACGCTGGACGACATTCTCATCATCACGCCCTACAACGCTCAGGTCTTCGAGATTCGAGACCGCATCTCAGGTGCCAACGTCGGCACCGTGGACAAGTTCCAAGGTCAGGAAGCCCCAGTCGCGATCTACTCAATGGCAACCTCCAGTTACAGCGATGCCCCCCGCGGCACGGAGTTCCTCTACAGCGCGAACCGCTTCAACGTCGCAATATCAAGGGCAAAGTGTCTCGCGATACTTGTAGCTTCCCCTCACGCGTTTGAGGCGGACTGCAAGACGCCACGTCAAATTATGCTTGCTAATGCGTTTTGTAGGTATCTTGAGGTTGCCGACTCGTTGAAGTAA
- a CDS encoding site-specific integrase produces the protein MRIRRADAAPMSRTFARRKDAERWARETEVAIDKGAHTEAPQSPSYTITLGELLEVYSEYECPKHRGEAQEQSQIRTWLKDADKGGHPLRDFLLGEIRVVDVQRWVEALNRSGRRPGTVKKQVGLVARAVNKARTELWGFTDLPYNPFSTTAGLELPREDEESERSRILSRQEASLLRRSLDPEATLPDGLRPPRTAWPLHAFEICLDVGLRASETLSLRWEDIDWTEHVARIRRTKSRRSRSVPLPPASLNALHAMAPPAEGFGPVFNGHDYQALKTAWRRAVQRARAIYELECKAEGLKPSPHVLADLRLHDLRHHAITHLMGDGLDIRQTMAVSGHADMRMLMRYTHPIAADIARDLHRVRGDQLT, from the coding sequence GTGCGCATTCGGCGGGCCGACGCCGCGCCGATGAGCCGCACGTTCGCTCGGCGCAAGGACGCCGAGCGCTGGGCGCGCGAGACCGAAGTGGCGATCGACAAAGGCGCGCACACTGAGGCACCCCAGTCGCCGAGCTATACCATCACCCTCGGTGAGCTGCTCGAGGTCTACAGCGAGTACGAGTGCCCCAAGCACCGCGGCGAGGCGCAGGAGCAAAGCCAGATCCGGACCTGGCTCAAGGACGCAGACAAAGGCGGCCACCCCCTGCGTGACTTCCTGCTCGGTGAGATCCGCGTCGTCGACGTCCAGCGCTGGGTCGAAGCCCTCAACCGTAGCGGCCGCCGCCCCGGGACCGTCAAAAAACAGGTCGGACTCGTGGCGCGCGCCGTGAACAAGGCCCGCACCGAGCTGTGGGGCTTCACCGACCTCCCCTACAATCCGTTCTCCACGACGGCGGGCCTGGAGCTGCCGAGAGAAGACGAGGAGTCCGAGCGCTCCCGGATTCTCAGCCGGCAGGAAGCCTCGCTCCTACGCCGCTCGCTGGACCCGGAAGCCACGCTTCCCGATGGACTCCGCCCGCCGCGGACCGCCTGGCCGTTACACGCCTTCGAGATCTGCCTCGATGTGGGGCTGCGCGCCTCGGAGACCCTCTCGCTGCGCTGGGAAGACATCGACTGGACCGAACACGTCGCGCGCATCCGCAGAACGAAGTCCCGGCGCTCGCGCTCGGTGCCACTCCCGCCCGCCTCGCTCAACGCCCTGCACGCCATGGCGCCGCCAGCGGAAGGGTTCGGGCCGGTGTTCAACGGCCACGACTACCAGGCGCTGAAGACTGCGTGGCGTCGGGCGGTCCAGCGCGCCCGGGCCATCTACGAACTCGAGTGCAAAGCCGAAGGCCTCAAACCGAGCCCCCATGTGCTCGCGGATCTTCGCCTGCACGATCTCCGTCACCACGCCATCACCCACCTGATGGGCGACGGCCTGGATATCCGGCAGACCATGGCGGTTTCCGGTCACGCCGACATGCGCATGCTGATGCGCTACACGCACCCGATTGCGGCGGACATCGCCCGGGATCTACACCGCGTTCGCGGGGATCAGTTGACCTGA
- a CDS encoding IS5 family transposase, giving the protein MQRSFSDLEYAGKKKVTRRERFLNGIDAVVPWAALVAELEAFYPKGGKRGRPPIGLERMLRMYIAQQCFGLSDEGIEDAIYDSQAIRQFVGIDLAREDAPDATTLLKFRRLLERHGLTRTIFEAINAHLAEQGLMLREGTIVDATLIAAPPSTKNRDSARDPEMHQTKKGNQYYFGMKAHVGSDAHTGLVHSLKSTAANVADVTQTHHLLHGDEADVFGDSGYQGADKRAETVGTEVDWHIAMKRGQRRALTTSSLDRLRDATEQAKAKVRARGEHAFHVVKNLFGHRKVRYRGIAKNEAQLFALFGLANLVLAQRRMPALQGRTPS; this is encoded by the coding sequence ATGCAGCGAAGCTTCTCTGATCTTGAGTACGCCGGGAAGAAGAAGGTCACCCGCCGGGAGCGATTCCTCAACGGCATCGACGCCGTCGTACCGTGGGCGGCGCTGGTTGCCGAGCTCGAAGCCTTCTACCCGAAGGGCGGCAAGCGCGGTCGACCGCCGATTGGCCTGGAGCGGATGCTGCGGATGTACATCGCGCAGCAGTGCTTCGGGCTCTCGGACGAAGGCATCGAGGACGCCATCTACGACAGCCAGGCGATCCGGCAGTTTGTTGGTATCGACCTGGCCCGAGAGGACGCCCCGGATGCGACCACGCTGCTCAAGTTCCGGCGTCTGTTGGAGCGCCACGGGCTCACCCGCACCATCTTCGAAGCCATCAACGCGCACCTTGCCGAACAGGGCCTGATGCTGCGCGAGGGCACCATTGTTGATGCCACGCTGATTGCCGCGCCGCCATCGACGAAGAACCGGGACAGCGCCCGGGATCCGGAGATGCACCAGACCAAGAAGGGCAACCAGTACTACTTTGGCATGAAGGCGCATGTGGGCAGCGATGCCCACACTGGTCTCGTTCACTCGTTGAAGAGCACGGCGGCCAACGTGGCCGACGTCACCCAGACGCATCACCTGCTCCACGGTGATGAAGCCGATGTCTTCGGCGACTCGGGCTACCAGGGCGCGGACAAGCGCGCCGAGACCGTGGGCACTGAGGTTGACTGGCACATTGCCATGAAGCGCGGTCAGCGCCGAGCACTCACCACCAGCAGTCTCGACCGGCTGCGGGACGCCACTGAGCAGGCCAAGGCGAAAGTACGGGCGCGTGGCGAGCATGCTTTCCATGTGGTCAAGAACCTCTTCGGGCATCGCAAGGTGCGCTATCGCGGCATTGCCAAGAACGAAGCGCAGCTCTTTGCGCTGTTCGGTCTTGCGAATCTGGTGCTCGCGCAGCGACGAATGCCGGCGCTCCAAGGGAGGACTCCGTCCTGA
- a CDS encoding TVP38/TMEM64 family protein yields the protein MRHWRSILLAGLLFVGVGLALWQPVSLQTLVEFGDEYARKPWAMAGSVALLAVFFALALPGSLVFWLIAPFHPPWVAVPMLLAGSLPGCLGAYGVASMLGHRLRDARRTAGVLRFMRRRTDVLSQCALRVLPGFPHAVVNYAAGILRVGLPGFIAAVVIGLGIKWGLYSTAVHGAVEAAREGEGIGAGTMVLMGVIATLMVGAAWLRRRLALSD from the coding sequence ATGAGGCATTGGCGGAGCATCTTGCTCGCCGGTCTACTGTTCGTCGGCGTCGGGTTGGCGCTCTGGCAGCCCGTGTCACTGCAGACACTGGTGGAGTTCGGCGATGAATATGCCCGCAAGCCCTGGGCCATGGCGGGAAGTGTCGCGTTGCTGGCGGTATTCTTTGCCCTCGCACTCCCCGGCAGTCTGGTGTTCTGGCTGATTGCCCCGTTCCATCCGCCCTGGGTGGCCGTGCCCATGCTCCTGGCCGGTAGCCTGCCCGGTTGTCTGGGTGCGTATGGCGTTGCCTCCATGCTGGGCCATCGTCTGCGTGACGCCCGCCGTACCGCCGGAGTGTTGCGGTTCATGCGCAGGCGCACCGATGTACTCTCCCAGTGCGCGCTACGCGTGCTGCCCGGGTTTCCCCACGCGGTGGTGAACTACGCCGCGGGCATCCTGCGCGTGGGACTGCCCGGCTTCATTGCCGCCGTTGTCATCGGCCTCGGGATCAAGTGGGGGCTTTACTCCACCGCCGTCCATGGCGCCGTCGAAGCTGCCCGCGAGGGCGAGGGGATCGGTGCCGGAACCATGGTGCTCATGGGTGTCATCGCGACACTGATGGTCGGTGCGGCATGGTTACGGCGGCGCCTCGCCCTGTCGGATTGA
- a CDS encoding class I SAM-dependent methyltransferase, translating into MTDQDITKTEILNKVYTADDHEQLMQAYQAWASEYDSDLVDRFGYVAHVTSAKALDQALGGNHDAIILDAGSGTGLVGEELVKLGYQTVDGLDYSQDMLDQAQAKQIYRALLQADMTQPLPMADDTYDAVVCTGTFTYGHITGEAFAELIRVTRPGGMIVFTVREGAYEEYGYRAKMLELEVAGAWELVSFYDTPYQLEEGNTCKMCTYRVTKAQPG; encoded by the coding sequence ATGACCGATCAGGACATCACCAAAACCGAGATTCTCAACAAGGTCTATACGGCGGATGACCACGAGCAGCTGATGCAGGCCTACCAGGCATGGGCAAGCGAATATGACAGCGACCTGGTGGACCGTTTCGGCTATGTGGCCCACGTCACCAGCGCCAAGGCGCTGGATCAGGCCCTGGGCGGCAACCACGACGCGATCATCCTCGATGCGGGTAGCGGGACGGGCCTGGTGGGTGAGGAACTGGTGAAGCTCGGCTACCAGACCGTTGATGGGCTGGACTACTCCCAGGACATGCTGGACCAGGCACAGGCCAAGCAGATCTACCGCGCGCTGCTGCAGGCCGACATGACGCAGCCCCTGCCCATGGCCGACGACACCTACGACGCAGTGGTCTGCACGGGCACCTTCACCTACGGCCACATCACCGGCGAGGCATTCGCCGAACTGATTCGCGTGACCCGCCCGGGAGGCATGATCGTGTTCACTGTTCGTGAAGGTGCCTACGAAGAGTACGGCTATCGCGCGAAAATGCTCGAGCTCGAGGTGGCTGGCGCCTGGGAGCTGGTAAGTTTTTACGATACCCCATACCAGCTGGAAGAAGGCAACACCTGCAAGATGTGCACATACCGGGTAACGAAGGCCCAGCCCGGCTGA